The DNA region CCGACATAGAGGACCAGCAGCAGCAACACACTGCCGAAGAATCCGGACGCCGAACCGATGCCGGAGATCCGACCGGTGTTCTGCGGAGTGGACAGTTGGCTCAGTGCGGCGTTGTAGGGCACCGTCGCCAGATCGCTGCACGCCGCGGTACACGCCAGCAGCAGCAGACCCGGTGCCAGATACCGGTAGTCGTCGTCGATCAGGCTCATCGACGCCGTCATGACCACCACCAGTCCGGTGAAGACCGACAGCACGGTGCGCCGGCGGTGCGGCGCGTCGACCCACACCCCGATCGCCGGCGCCAGCAGTGCGACGCACAACCCGGCTACGGTCAGTGCCCGGCCCAGCCAACTCGCGGGCGTCGTGTCGCCGGGCAATCCGTCACCCACCTGCGCGGTGAGGTAGACCGAGAACACGAAAGTGCCGACCACGGCGTTGACGCCCGTCGCGCCGCAGTCCCACAACGCCCAGGCCACCACACGCGACCGCGCGGTGGTCGGCGCATCAGTCGTGCGGCTACCCATGCCGGCACCCCTTCTTCGGCGACGTGACGATTGGGTGCCGGTCGGCACCGGCCGCTAGCATCCCACGGGTGAGTCGGGTCCTGCTGGTGACCAATGATTTTCCGCCGCGCCCCGGCGGGATCCAGTGCTACCTCGAGGAGCTGGTACGGCGTATCGCCGGCAGCGGACGCCATGAGGTCACCGTCTATGCGCCGAAGTGGAAGGGCGCCGAGGCCTTCGACGACGCGGCGAACTCCGCGGGTTATCGGGTGGTTCGGCACCCGGGCACGCTGATGCTGCCGGGCCCGTCCGTGGACAACCGGATGCGGCGGCTCATCGGGGAGTCGGGGGCCGAGACCGTCTGGTTCGGGGCGGCCGCACCGCTGGCGCTGCTGGCGCAGCGGGCGCGTGCGGCCGGGGCGCGCAGGGTGGTGGCCAGCACCCACGGCCACGAGGTGGGCTGGTCGATGGTGCCGGGCGCCCGCTCGGTGCTGCGCCGGATCGGCGAGACCTGCGACACCGTCACATTCGTCAGTCACTACACCCGCGGCCGGTTCGCCTCGGCGTTCGGCCCCGACGCCGCACTGGAGCATCTGCCGCCCGGGGTGGACACCGACCGCTTCCGGCCGGATCCGGCGGCCCGCGCCGAACTGCGGGCCCGGCACGGCCTCGGGGAGCGCCCCACCGTGGTGTGCGTTTCGCGGCTGGTGCCGCGCAAGGGCCAGGACATGCTGATCAGGGCGTTGCCGGCGATCCGGGCACGGGTCGAAGGAGCCGCCCTGGTGATCGTCGGCGGCGG from Mycolicibacter sp. MU0083 includes:
- a CDS encoding glycosyltransferase family 4 protein: MSRVLLVTNDFPPRPGGIQCYLEELVRRIAGSGRHEVTVYAPKWKGAEAFDDAANSAGYRVVRHPGTLMLPGPSVDNRMRRLIGESGAETVWFGAAAPLALLAQRARAAGARRVVASTHGHEVGWSMVPGARSVLRRIGETCDTVTFVSHYTRGRFASAFGPDAALEHLPPGVDTDRFRPDPAARAELRARHGLGERPTVVCVSRLVPRKGQDMLIRALPAIRARVEGAALVIVGGGPYAETLHKLAVECGVADAVTFTGGVPAAELPGYYLLGDVFAMPCRTRGAGLDVEGLGIVFLEASAAGVPVVAGDSGGAPETVLPERTGLVVDGRAVDQIGAAVGGLLADPDRAAAMGAAGREWVTGNWRWDALATRMGTLLQA